The genomic window CCGACCGGATGTCGCGTGGGCGCGTCCGCTGGTGTCGCGCGGGTGGGCCCGGGTTCCGCCCTTACTGTGCCCGCATGGTGGCGGGTGTGACGCTGGCGCTGTGCGCGGCGGTCTGCATGGGTACGGCGACGGTGTTGCAGGCGCTGGGGGCACGGCGGGCGGCGGATGCGGAGGGTGCCGAGGGCGCGCGCGGTCGGGCGCGGACCGTGGTGGAGGTTCTGCGCGGCTGGCCCTTCCTCGCCGGGGCCGGGCTGGACACGCTCGGGTTCGGGGCGCAGGTGGTGGCGTTGCGGCTCGTGCCGTTGTTCCTGGTGGAGGCGGCGGTGGCCGCGTCGCTGGCGGTCACGGCGGTGGTCGGCACCGCGGTGCTGGGCCTGCGGCTGCGGCGTGGCGAGTGGGGTGCCGTGGTCGTCGTATGCCTGGGGCTGGTGACGCTGGCGGTGTCCGCCGGGCACGCGGGCGACGGATACGGGGACACCCCGCTGCGGGTGGCGGTGCTGTGTGCGTCGCTGCTGGTGGTGGCGGGCGGCTGGGTGGTGGGCGGCCGGCTGCGGCGCGGCCGGGCCGTCGTGCTCGGCGCCGCGGCCGGCCTGAGCTTCGGCCTCACCGCGATCGCGGTCCGCCTGCTGCCGGACGCGACCGTCCCCGCCGTGCTCGGCGAGCCCACCGCGTACGCCGTCGTCGTCTCCGGCCTCGGCGGTTACCTCCTCCTCGTCCAGGCCCTCCAGTCCGGCTCGGTGACGGCGGCCACGGCGGCGATGGTGATCTGCGAGACCGTCTGGCCGGGCGTGTTCGGCGTGGCGTGGCTCGGCGACACGACCCGGGACGGTTACGGAGGGCTGGCGGTGGCCGGATTCGTGTGCTGTGTGGGGGGTGGGGTGGTGTTGGCGCGGTTCGGGGAGGCGCAGGAGGAGGCCGGGGGTGACCGAGCTGTGGGGCCGGGGCGAGTCGAGTGAGGGGAGCGCCGGCGACCTTGTCGGCTGCCTGTCCGCCTTCCTGACTACCTGTCTGTCCACCTCCATGACTACCTGCCTGTCTTCCCGCTCACCTTTCCGCTTGCCTTTCCGCTCACTTTTCCGCTTACCTTCCCGCGCCGTGTTCGTGGCCGTCCAAGGGCGTCATCACCCGAACGTTCGTCTGTTGGTAGATCACCGAGCTGCGGAAACTCACCACCTCCCGCCGGGCGCTGAACCGGTCCATGAGGAAGGCGTGCAGCCGGTCGATGTCCGGTACGGCCACGTGCACGATGAAGTCGTCGTCGCCGGAGACCACGAAGACGGAGACCACCTCGGGCAGTTGGGACAGATACGCCTCGAAGCCGGAGATCACGTCCCGGCTCAGCGGGCGCAGCCGGGCGAAGACCAGGGCCTGGAGCGAGCGGCCGAGCAGTCGTGGCTGCACGGCCGCGTGGTAACCGGTGATCACGCCGCGCGACCGTAACGCCCGGACCCGCTCCAGGCAGGTGGAGGGCGCGATGCCCACGAGGCGGGCCAACTCCCGGTTGGTGAGCCGTGCATCGCGTTGCAGATGGCTGAGGATCGCCGAATCAGTGTCGTC from Streptomyces sp. DSM 40750 includes these protein-coding regions:
- a CDS encoding DMT family transporter, producing the protein MVAGVTLALCAAVCMGTATVLQALGARRAADAEGAEGARGRARTVVEVLRGWPFLAGAGLDTLGFGAQVVALRLVPLFLVEAAVAASLAVTAVVGTAVLGLRLRRGEWGAVVVVCLGLVTLAVSAGHAGDGYGDTPLRVAVLCASLLVVAGGWVVGGRLRRGRAVVLGAAAGLSFGLTAIAVRLLPDATVPAVLGEPTAYAVVVSGLGGYLLLVQALQSGSVTAATAAMVICETVWPGVFGVAWLGDTTRDGYGGLAVAGFVCCVGGGVVLARFGEAQEEAGGDRAVGPGRVE
- a CDS encoding Lrp/AsnC family transcriptional regulator codes for the protein MDDTDSAILSHLQRDARLTNRELARLVGIAPSTCLERVRALRSRGVITGYHAAVQPRLLGRSLQALVFARLRPLSRDVISGFEAYLSQLPEVVSVFVVSGDDDFIVHVAVPDIDRLHAFLMDRFSARREVVSFRSSVIYQQTNVRVMTPLDGHEHGAGR